The following coding sequences lie in one Komagataeibacter sucrofermentans DSM 15973 genomic window:
- a CDS encoding NUDIX hydrolase family protein: MSRSLEGFFRHIAACNTALLPGGRLEFRLGDAAAGWVQPALLPVLLAHGMTHAGNTVTLANPARLEAIGEAMAQAGVYRSHHELFDVWTDMAQPPVARIDRGALPLFGLMAAGVHLNGLVRLPQGLHLWIARRSMTKRLDPGKLDHLVAGGIPAGHTAAEALFKEAAEEASLPAELVQRARPTADIRYALDRPEGLRRDVLHCFELELPPDFVPTPADGEVEEFRLIPIEEAYTLVRDTDAFKFNVNLVLIDLFLRTGMIDATSPEGQRLREGLTGWHAPRSA, encoded by the coding sequence ATGTCACGCAGCCTTGAAGGTTTCTTTCGTCATATCGCCGCCTGCAATACGGCGTTGCTGCCCGGCGGGCGGCTGGAGTTCCGGCTGGGGGATGCCGCCGCGGGCTGGGTGCAGCCCGCCCTGCTGCCAGTGCTGCTTGCACACGGCATGACCCATGCGGGCAATACCGTCACCCTCGCCAACCCCGCGCGGCTCGAAGCCATTGGCGAGGCCATGGCCCAGGCAGGCGTCTATCGCTCACACCATGAACTGTTCGATGTCTGGACCGACATGGCCCAGCCCCCCGTGGCCCGCATCGACCGGGGCGCGCTGCCGCTGTTTGGCCTGATGGCCGCGGGCGTGCACCTCAACGGCCTCGTACGCCTGCCCCAGGGGCTGCATCTGTGGATCGCGCGGCGTTCCATGACCAAGCGGCTCGACCCCGGCAAGCTCGACCACCTCGTGGCAGGCGGCATACCGGCGGGCCATACGGCGGCCGAAGCCCTGTTCAAGGAAGCGGCGGAGGAAGCCAGCCTGCCCGCCGAACTGGTGCAGCGCGCCCGCCCCACCGCCGATATCCGCTATGCGCTAGACCGGCCCGAGGGGCTGCGCCGCGACGTGCTGCACTGTTTTGAGCTGGAACTGCCGCCTGACTTCGTGCCCACCCCTGCCGACGGCGAGGTGGAGGAATTCCGCCTGATCCCGATCGAGGAAGCCTATACGCTGGTGCGTGACACGGATGCGTTCAAGTTCAACGTCAACCTCGTGCTGATCGACCTGTTCCTGCGCACGGGAATGATTGACGCCACCAGCCCCGAAGGCCAGCGCCTGCGCGAAGGCCTGACCGGTTGGCACGCTCCCCGCTCCGCCTGA
- a CDS encoding AI-2E family transporter — protein MTEPHNADQDGFPAPMTGREVDPSTMRTFRSFRETQRTQRIARAVLALFFVLLGLYTVRGFLPSLIWGCVFAIASWPLYARARRRWNGRAHKTLLPLLFTLAIAFIFIGPLALFGLEAGREAEGVLRFLNEARHAGIPVPQWLNHLPYGQRAITALWNEHLKNPADVSALLGSMNIGQSVKVTQQLGSQVLHRVLLFAFAILTLFFLLKDGDSVIRQSLNVSRRAFGKRGERIALQMIASVHGSVSGLVLVGIGEGMLMAVAYLVAGAPHPFLFGVVTAIAAMIPFCAFIAISAVALMLLIKTGALFGAMAIILLGMAVIFLADHLVRPALIGGSTQLPFLWVLAGILGGAESWSLLGLFMGPAIMAVLHMLWLNWSRARY, from the coding sequence ATGACGGAGCCCCACAACGCGGATCAGGATGGCTTTCCCGCCCCCATGACGGGGCGTGAGGTCGATCCCTCCACGATGCGAACCTTCCGTTCATTCCGCGAGACCCAGCGCACGCAGCGCATCGCGCGCGCGGTGCTGGCGCTGTTTTTCGTGCTGCTTGGGCTTTATACGGTGCGCGGCTTCCTGCCCTCGCTCATATGGGGCTGCGTGTTTGCCATCGCCTCCTGGCCGCTTTACGCGCGGGCGCGGCGGCGATGGAACGGGCGGGCGCATAAAACACTGCTGCCGCTGCTGTTTACGCTGGCCATCGCCTTCATCTTCATCGGGCCGCTCGCGCTGTTCGGGCTGGAGGCGGGGCGCGAGGCGGAAGGCGTGCTGCGCTTCCTCAACGAGGCCCGCCATGCCGGCATTCCCGTGCCACAGTGGCTCAATCACCTGCCCTATGGGCAGCGGGCGATCACCGCCCTGTGGAACGAGCACCTGAAGAACCCGGCGGATGTGTCCGCCCTGCTCGGCTCGATGAATATCGGGCAGAGCGTCAAGGTCACGCAGCAGCTTGGCTCGCAGGTGCTGCACCGGGTGCTGCTGTTCGCCTTTGCCATCCTCACGCTGTTTTTCCTGCTCAAGGATGGCGATTCCGTCATTCGCCAGTCGCTCAATGTCTCGCGCCGCGCCTTTGGCAAGCGGGGCGAGCGGATCGCGCTGCAGATGATCGCCTCTGTGCATGGCTCGGTGTCGGGGCTGGTGCTCGTCGGCATTGGCGAAGGCATGCTGATGGCCGTGGCCTATCTGGTCGCGGGCGCGCCGCATCCCTTCCTGTTCGGGGTGGTGACGGCCATTGCCGCCATGATCCCGTTCTGCGCGTTCATCGCCATCAGCGCCGTTGCCCTCATGCTGCTCATCAAGACCGGCGCGCTGTTCGGCGCCATGGCCATCATCCTGCTGGGCATGGCCGTGATCTTTCTGGCCGACCACCTCGTGCGCCCTGCCCTGATTGGCGGCTCGACGCAGCTCCCCTTCCTGTGGGTGCTGGCGGGCATACTTGGCGGGGCTGAAAGCTGGAGCCTGCTTGGCCTGTTCATGGGGCCTGCCATCATGGCGGTGTTGCACATGCTGTGGCTGAACTGGAGCCGGGCCCGCTACTAG
- a CDS encoding MBL fold metallo-hydrolase, which produces MLARLAKLAPRNGWRVSEPPPPYEVPLPQTPAIRRVVAHNPGPMTGNGTNSWLVEHEGGCAVIDPGSTDPAHLDALVAAAGERPLTHIILTHTHHDHLDGARPLGARLGIPVCGFHTSEDPDFTPDIGLRDGDRIAGLRVLHTPGHASDHICLETADGIIFTGDHVMGWSTTMIPPAPYGSVRQFLRSMDILRARNARLLLPAHGPAVTRVEACIDGLVAHRVAREDSIMALLPTHPSTLDEIVDSLYHNLRPGLRRAARLNLHAHLEKLLEDGKVQLHGDQWAKTVA; this is translated from the coding sequence ATGTTGGCGCGTTTGGCTAAGCTGGCCCCGCGCAACGGGTGGCGGGTGAGTGAACCGCCCCCGCCCTATGAGGTGCCACTGCCCCAGACACCCGCCATAAGGCGGGTCGTCGCCCACAATCCCGGCCCCATGACCGGCAATGGCACCAATAGCTGGCTGGTGGAGCATGAAGGCGGCTGCGCGGTCATCGACCCCGGCAGCACGGACCCTGCCCATCTCGATGCCCTTGTGGCGGCGGCAGGCGAGCGGCCGCTGACCCACATCATCCTGACCCATACCCATCATGACCACCTTGATGGCGCGCGTCCGCTTGGTGCGCGGCTCGGCATCCCGGTCTGTGGGTTCCATACCAGCGAAGACCCGGATTTCACCCCCGATATCGGCCTGCGCGATGGCGACAGGATTGCTGGCCTGCGAGTGCTGCACACGCCCGGCCATGCCAGCGACCATATCTGCCTTGAAACGGCAGATGGCATCATCTTTACCGGCGATCATGTCATGGGCTGGTCCACCACCATGATCCCGCCTGCGCCCTATGGCTCGGTGCGGCAGTTCCTGCGCAGCATGGACATCCTCCGCGCCCGCAACGCCCGCCTGCTGCTGCCCGCTCACGGCCCTGCCGTAACCCGGGTGGAAGCCTGCATTGATGGTCTTGTCGCCCACCGCGTGGCGCGCGAGGACAGCATCATGGCGCTACTGCCGACGCACCCGAGCACGCTCGATGAAATTGTGGACAGCCTGTACCACAACCTGCGCCCCGGCCTGCGCCGCGCGGCACGGCTGAACCTGCACGCGCACCTTGAAAAGCTGCTAGAGGACGGGAAGGTCCAGTTGCACGGCGACCAGTGGGCAAAAACAGTTGCCTGA
- the rpmB gene encoding 50S ribosomal protein L28: MSRRCQITGKGVLTGNNVSHANNKSRRRFLPNLQETSLLSDILGTAVPLRMTTNGLRTVEHNGGLDSFLLSTPNRKLTPEAMTVKRRILRVQEKKAAVA, from the coding sequence ATGTCTCGCCGCTGCCAGATCACAGGCAAGGGCGTGCTGACGGGCAACAACGTCAGCCACGCCAACAACAAGTCCCGTCGTCGTTTCCTGCCCAACCTGCAGGAAACCTCGCTGCTGTCCGATATTCTCGGCACGGCCGTTCCCCTGCGCATGACCACCAACGGGCTGCGCACGGTCGAGCACAATGGCGGGCTGGACTCGTTCCTGCTGTCCACCCCGAACCGCAAGCTGACGCCGGAAGCCATGACGGTGAAGCGCCGCATCCTGCGCGTTCAGGAAAAGAAGGCCGCCGTGGCCTGA
- a CDS encoding S9 family peptidase, producing MTTPPIARQIPHAITQLGRTRHDEYAWMKDDNWQEVLRDPTLLRPDIADHLRAENAYTQSVLSGTDALQARLVAEMKGRMQADDTYPPSPHGPYSYQTSYTAGAQYPVYKRYPTATPAAEEVLLDVNDAARGHEYYAVAAAAHSPDHSLFAHAEDTQGSEIYRIHIRRLSGDGAPLPPVENCSGAFVFSPDSTFLFWVWRDSHGRPARVYRRRIGEDHDTLVYEEADPGFFVGVEATRSGGWIIISSGNHDTSESWLIPGHDPQAAPGCASVRETGLMYGLYHQGTDFIILTNADGAYDFKLMTTPDTAPARANWRDLVPHEPGRYITECMVWSGHLAWRERRDANTRIVIRSVDGTTEALEPDEAAYDLTLVGGYEYDTTELRYVYQSPTTPRTWHARDMASGAETLLKQQEVPSGHDPAQYRCWRLMAHAPDGELVPITVLGRHDTPINGAAPLLLYGYGAYGHAIDPVFSTRTLSLVDRGWFYAIAHVRGGSEKGWNWFLGGRGRNKPNTFSDFIACAETLVAEGFGAAGRIVADGRSAGGMVMGAIANMRPDLFAGIVAVVPFVDELNTMSDASLPLTPPEWPEWGNPVEDAAAYDLIASYAAYEQIAPRAYPAILAMGGLTDPRVTYWEPAKWVARLRAHNRSARPIMLRTNMEAGHRGATGRFDSLKEAALIHAFALWAIETAPARQD from the coding sequence ATGACCACGCCCCCCATTGCCCGCCAGATCCCCCACGCCATCACGCAGCTTGGCCGCACCCGGCATGATGAATATGCGTGGATGAAGGACGATAACTGGCAGGAGGTGCTGCGCGACCCCACGCTCCTGCGCCCCGACATTGCCGATCACCTGCGGGCGGAAAATGCCTATACGCAGTCCGTCCTGTCCGGCACGGACGCGTTGCAGGCCCGCCTCGTGGCCGAGATGAAGGGGCGCATGCAGGCGGATGACACCTATCCGCCCAGCCCGCATGGCCCCTACAGCTACCAGACCAGCTACACGGCAGGCGCGCAGTATCCGGTCTATAAACGCTACCCCACAGCCACCCCGGCGGCGGAAGAAGTGCTTCTGGACGTGAATGACGCGGCCAGGGGGCATGAATATTACGCCGTCGCCGCCGCCGCCCACAGCCCCGACCACAGCCTGTTCGCCCATGCGGAGGACACGCAGGGCTCGGAAATCTACCGCATCCACATCCGCAGGCTGAGCGGTGACGGCGCGCCCCTGCCCCCGGTCGAGAACTGTAGCGGGGCGTTTGTGTTTTCGCCCGACAGCACCTTCCTGTTCTGGGTCTGGCGCGACAGCCATGGCCGCCCGGCCCGCGTCTATCGCCGCCGCATTGGCGAGGACCACGACACGCTGGTGTATGAAGAAGCCGATCCCGGCTTTTTCGTGGGCGTGGAGGCCACGCGCTCGGGCGGGTGGATCATCATTTCCAGCGGCAATCATGACACATCCGAGTCCTGGCTCATTCCCGGCCATGACCCGCAGGCCGCCCCAGGCTGCGCAAGCGTGCGCGAGACGGGCCTCATGTACGGGCTGTACCATCAGGGCACGGATTTCATCATCCTGACCAATGCCGATGGCGCGTATGACTTCAAGCTCATGACCACGCCCGACACGGCGCCCGCGCGCGCCAACTGGCGCGACCTCGTGCCCCATGAGCCGGGCCGCTACATTACGGAGTGCATGGTGTGGTCGGGCCACCTGGCCTGGCGCGAGCGCCGTGACGCCAATACGCGCATCGTCATCCGCAGCGTGGACGGCACGACCGAGGCCCTCGAGCCTGATGAAGCCGCCTATGACCTGACACTGGTAGGTGGCTACGAATACGACACCACCGAACTGCGCTACGTCTACCAGTCCCCCACCACCCCGCGCACATGGCATGCGCGTGACATGGCAAGCGGGGCCGAGACCCTGCTCAAGCAGCAGGAGGTGCCGTCAGGCCACGACCCGGCGCAGTACCGCTGCTGGCGGCTCATGGCCCATGCCCCTGATGGCGAGCTGGTGCCAATTACGGTGCTGGGCCGCCACGACACGCCCATCAATGGCGCGGCCCCGCTGCTGCTCTATGGCTACGGCGCCTATGGCCATGCCATCGACCCGGTCTTTTCCACCCGCACGCTCAGCCTTGTCGATCGGGGCTGGTTTTACGCCATCGCCCATGTGCGCGGTGGCTCGGAAAAGGGCTGGAACTGGTTTCTTGGCGGGCGCGGGCGCAACAAGCCCAACACGTTCAGTGATTTCATCGCCTGTGCCGAAACCCTCGTGGCCGAAGGCTTTGGCGCCGCGGGCCGCATCGTGGCCGATGGACGTTCCGCTGGCGGAATGGTAATGGGAGCCATCGCCAACATGCGGCCCGACCTGTTTGCGGGCATCGTGGCCGTGGTGCCGTTTGTGGATGAACTCAACACCATGTCCGACGCATCGCTGCCGCTGACACCGCCGGAATGGCCTGAATGGGGCAACCCTGTGGAAGATGCGGCAGCCTATGACCTGATTGCCAGTTACGCCGCCTATGAGCAGATAGCCCCCCGCGCCTACCCCGCCATTCTGGCCATGGGCGGCCTGACCGACCCGCGTGTGACCTACTGGGAGCCCGCCAAATGGGTAGCCCGCCTGCGCGCGCATAACCGCTCGGCCCGGCCCATCATGCTGCGCACCAATATGGAGGCCGGGCACAGGGGGGCCACGGGGCGCTTCGACTCCCTCAAGGAAGCGGCGCTGATCCACGCTTTTGCCCTGTGGGCGATTGAAACCGCACCCGCCCGGCAGGATTAA
- a CDS encoding integration host factor subunit alpha yields the protein MSTVTRATLAEHIYDQVGLSRHESADILEDILERMARTLEAGDTLKISGFGTFSVRQKGQRTGRNPKTGVEVPILPRSVLVFRPSQLLRAHVNGQSAGQAPPEGDDE from the coding sequence ATGAGCACCGTCACGCGCGCCACTCTGGCAGAACACATATACGATCAGGTCGGCCTGTCCCGCCATGAATCCGCCGATATTCTGGAAGATATCCTTGAGCGGATGGCACGGACCCTTGAGGCTGGCGATACCCTCAAAATAAGCGGTTTTGGCACGTTTTCTGTCCGGCAGAAGGGGCAGCGCACGGGCCGCAACCCCAAAACCGGCGTGGAAGTGCCGATTCTGCCACGCTCGGTTCTGGTGTTTCGCCCCAGTCAGTTGCTTCGTGCCCATGTCAACGGACAGTCCGCCGGGCAGGCCCCGCCGGAAGGAGACGATGAATGA
- a CDS encoding MerR family transcriptional regulator, with translation MTTEHSPSSTVEPGTDCLPIYEVARELGLAQHVMRMWEASFPQLQPLRGPVGRRYYRPQDITVLREIADLLYVRKLSVAQAQAELAREALTAPESEGQAVTPPAEPPVAQAPVVQDMPVEAAPATETATNTMQVTVIEEVVETVVACEEPPTVAPPAPEAPLAEEAAATVVVETAPEPESIAETVAQAPVDEPEQPPLEQIVMIEVERLQAENTVLRDSLRGVLVELQALRQMVPV, from the coding sequence ATGACCACGGAGCACTCTCCGAGCAGCACGGTCGAGCCAGGCACGGACTGCCTGCCGATCTATGAGGTCGCGCGCGAGCTTGGGCTTGCGCAGCATGTCATGCGCATGTGGGAGGCCAGCTTTCCGCAGCTTCAGCCGCTGCGTGGGCCGGTAGGGCGGCGCTACTACCGCCCGCAGGACATAACCGTGCTGCGCGAGATTGCCGATCTGCTTTACGTGCGCAAGCTGTCGGTGGCGCAGGCGCAGGCCGAACTGGCGCGCGAGGCTCTGACCGCCCCCGAATCCGAAGGCCAGGCCGTAACCCCGCCTGCCGAACCACCCGTGGCGCAGGCCCCTGTGGTTCAGGACATGCCGGTAGAAGCCGCCCCCGCGACCGAGACGGCAACGAACACCATGCAGGTGACGGTGATCGAGGAAGTGGTGGAAACCGTCGTGGCCTGTGAAGAGCCCCCCACGGTGGCCCCGCCCGCGCCTGAAGCGCCCCTGGCGGAGGAAGCCGCGGCAACCGTGGTGGTGGAGACGGCCCCGGAGCCCGAAAGCATTGCGGAGACAGTAGCGCAGGCGCCTGTGGACGAGCCGGAACAGCCGCCGCTTGAGCAGATTGTCATGATCGAGGTTGAGCGCCTCCAGGCGGAAAATACGGTGCTGCGCGACAGCCTGCGCGGCGTGCTGGTTGAACTGCAGGCCCTGCGGCAGATGGTGCCGGTCTGA
- the fusA gene encoding elongation factor G, translated as MSAKSDLSLIRNIGITAHIDAGKTTTTERILYYTGVSHKIGEVHEGNTTTDYMAQERERGITITSAAVTCEWENHRINIIDTPGHIDFNIEVNRSLRVLDGAIFIIEGVAGVQPQSETNWRLADRYNVPRIIFINKLDRTGANFYNAFDTLKEKLDIVAIPLQLPIGAEENFVGVVDLIEMRAIVWEGGELGAKFHYEEIPADLKEKAEEARQNLLDTALSVDDAAMEEYFDKGDVDVATLKRCIKKGTIAGDFRPVLCGTAFKNKGVQPLLDAVIDFLPAPNDVEGIRIAPPEDEEVDENKLPIIPVDPDGKFAGLAFKIINDKYGTLTFVRVYRGVLKTGDTVLNTTKGHKERIGRIYQMHADKREELSEVHAGDIAAFVGLKDSQTGDTLADPADPVVLERMTFPIPVIDISVEPKTKDGVEKMTLALQKLSGEDPSLRLKTDQETGQTILSGMGELHLDIIIDRLRREYGVDANIGAPQVAYRETITKPHIETYTHKKQSGGSGQFAEVKIEFAPVERNEGISFENKVVGGTVPKEYIPAVDKGIQAQATTGVLAGFPTVDFKFTLLDGKYHDVDSSALAFEIAAKACFREGMKKAGPVILEPIMDVEVTTPNDHVGDVVGDLNRRRGMIQSQETAGSTVMVRASVPLKEMFGYISHLRSMTKGRASFTMQFHHYDPVPRNVAEEIMAQSA; from the coding sequence GTGTCCGCCAAGTCTGATCTGTCCCTGATTCGCAATATCGGTATTACCGCGCACATTGATGCCGGCAAGACCACCACCACCGAGCGCATCCTGTATTACACCGGTGTGTCCCACAAGATCGGTGAGGTGCACGAAGGCAACACCACCACCGACTACATGGCGCAGGAGCGTGAGCGTGGCATCACGATCACCTCGGCTGCCGTGACGTGTGAGTGGGAAAACCACCGCATCAACATCATCGACACCCCGGGCCACATTGACTTCAACATCGAAGTCAACCGCTCGCTGCGCGTGCTCGATGGCGCGATCTTCATCATCGAAGGCGTTGCCGGCGTGCAGCCGCAGTCCGAGACCAACTGGCGTCTGGCTGACCGCTACAACGTGCCGCGCATCATCTTCATCAACAAGCTCGACCGCACGGGCGCCAACTTCTACAACGCGTTCGACACGCTGAAGGAGAAGCTGGACATCGTGGCGATTCCGCTGCAGCTGCCCATCGGCGCGGAAGAGAACTTCGTTGGCGTGGTCGACCTGATCGAAATGCGCGCCATCGTGTGGGAAGGCGGCGAACTCGGCGCGAAGTTCCACTACGAGGAAATTCCCGCCGACCTGAAGGAAAAGGCCGAAGAGGCCCGCCAGAACCTGCTCGACACCGCGCTGTCCGTTGATGACGCCGCGATGGAAGAATACTTCGACAAGGGCGACGTGGACGTTGCAACGCTCAAGCGCTGCATCAAGAAGGGCACCATCGCCGGTGACTTCCGCCCCGTGCTGTGCGGCACCGCCTTCAAGAACAAGGGCGTGCAGCCCCTGCTTGATGCCGTGATCGACTTCCTGCCTGCGCCGAACGACGTGGAAGGCATCCGCATCGCGCCGCCGGAAGACGAGGAAGTTGACGAGAACAAGCTGCCGATCATCCCGGTTGACCCCGATGGCAAGTTTGCTGGCCTCGCCTTCAAGATCATCAACGACAAATACGGCACGCTGACCTTCGTGCGTGTTTACCGTGGCGTGCTCAAGACCGGCGATACGGTGCTGAACACGACCAAGGGCCACAAGGAGCGTATCGGCCGCATCTACCAGATGCACGCCGACAAGCGCGAGGAACTGTCTGAAGTGCACGCGGGCGACATTGCCGCTTTCGTGGGCCTGAAGGACAGCCAGACCGGTGACACGCTGGCCGACCCCGCCGATCCGGTGGTGCTCGAGCGCATGACCTTCCCGATCCCGGTCATCGACATCTCGGTCGAGCCGAAGACGAAGGACGGCGTGGAAAAGATGACGCTGGCGCTGCAGAAGCTGTCTGGCGAAGATCCCTCCCTGCGCCTGAAGACCGATCAGGAAACCGGCCAGACCATCCTGTCCGGCATGGGCGAGCTGCATCTCGACATCATCATCGACCGCCTGCGCCGCGAATATGGCGTGGACGCGAACATCGGCGCGCCGCAGGTGGCGTATCGTGAAACGATCACCAAGCCGCATATCGAAACCTACACCCACAAGAAGCAGTCGGGTGGTTCGGGTCAGTTCGCGGAAGTGAAGATCGAGTTCGCGCCGGTCGAGCGTAACGAAGGCATCTCCTTCGAGAACAAGGTCGTTGGCGGCACGGTGCCCAAGGAATACATCCCGGCAGTGGACAAGGGCATCCAGGCCCAGGCCACGACCGGTGTGCTAGCGGGCTTCCCCACGGTTGACTTCAAGTTCACGCTGCTCGACGGCAAGTACCATGATGTCGACTCCTCGGCGCTGGCGTTCGAAATCGCGGCAAAGGCCTGCTTCCGTGAAGGCATGAAGAAGGCCGGTCCGGTCATTCTCGAGCCGATCATGGACGTGGAAGTGACCACGCCGAACGATCACGTGGGCGACGTGGTGGGTGACCTCAACCGTCGCCGTGGCATGATCCAGAGCCAGGAAACCGCAGGTTCCACCGTTATGGTCCGCGCTTCGGTGCCGCTGAAGGAAATGTTCGGCTACATCTCGCACCTGCGCTCCATGACCAAGGGCCGTGCGTCCTTCACCATGCAGTTCCACCACTACGATCCGGTGCCCCGCAACGTTGCGGAAGAGATCATGGCGCAGTCCGCCTGA
- a CDS encoding ABC transporter ATP-binding protein/permease, which translates to MAVSPTARPDMPERSAAATLRGLLPYLWPRHDPRTRLRVVGVCALLVAAKVATIGVPYAYSRVIDALQPHAGGVAMMPLLLIVGYGLLRMAAAGLGELRDALFAPLRYRISRVAAMQSFTHMHQLSLRFHLNRQSGGVTRAIARGTEAIETLLRVGVFNVVPTLIEALMVIIVIWRLFDWRYAVVMLAAVAAYVAFTIKFTSWRIGLRRQMNEINSEASWKALDSLLNYETVKYFGNEDHERKRYEDAQRRYEQAAIRTQISLNGLNFGQAAIIAVALIAVMLMAGRDVEAGRMTVGHFVLVNTYLMQLYLPLNFLGSVYSSLRNSLVDLEHMFGLMDERADITDSASALVLPARLDEAPAADIRFEDVQFSYRPDREILRGISFHVPAGHRVAIVGPTGAGKSTISRLLFRFYDVTAGRIMVDGHDIRDYTQAALRGAIGVVPQDTILFNDTIGYNIAYGRLGATQAEVEQAARLACIHDFIMSLPEGYATRVGERGLKLSGGEKQRVAIARTILKNPRVLLLDEATSALDTGTEHEIQTALRAVAANRTTLIIAHRLSTIVDVDEILVMGHGQILERGTHRALLERGGLYAGMWAAQAEEDAERG; encoded by the coding sequence ATGGCTGTTTCCCCCACGGCCCGGCCCGATATGCCGGAGCGCTCCGCCGCCGCCACCCTGCGCGGCCTGTTACCCTATCTGTGGCCCCGTCATGACCCGCGCACCCGCCTGCGCGTGGTGGGGGTGTGCGCGCTGCTGGTCGCGGCCAAGGTGGCCACCATTGGCGTGCCCTATGCCTACAGCCGCGTGATCGACGCACTCCAGCCCCATGCGGGGGGCGTTGCCATGATGCCGCTCCTGCTGATCGTGGGGTATGGCCTGCTGCGCATGGCGGCGGCGGGCCTGGGTGAGTTGCGTGATGCCCTGTTCGCCCCGCTGCGCTACCGCATCAGCCGCGTTGCGGCCATGCAGAGCTTTACGCACATGCACCAGCTTTCGCTGCGCTTTCACCTCAACCGGCAGTCGGGCGGGGTGACGCGGGCCATCGCGCGCGGCACGGAAGCCATCGAGACGCTGCTGCGCGTGGGCGTGTTCAACGTGGTGCCCACGCTGATCGAGGCGCTGATGGTCATCATCGTGATCTGGCGGCTGTTTGACTGGCGCTACGCGGTGGTGATGCTCGCGGCGGTGGCGGCGTATGTGGCGTTTACCATCAAGTTCACCTCATGGCGCATCGGCCTGCGCCGCCAGATGAACGAGATCAACAGCGAGGCGAGCTGGAAGGCGCTCGACAGCCTGCTCAACTACGAGACCGTCAAGTATTTCGGCAACGAGGACCATGAGCGCAAGCGCTACGAGGATGCCCAGCGCCGTTACGAGCAGGCGGCCATCCGCACCCAGATTTCGCTCAACGGGCTCAATTTCGGGCAGGCGGCGATCATTGCCGTGGCCCTGATCGCGGTCATGCTCATGGCCGGGCGCGATGTTGAGGCAGGCCGCATGACGGTGGGGCACTTCGTGCTGGTCAATACCTACCTCATGCAGCTTTACCTGCCGCTCAACTTTCTGGGCAGCGTGTATTCCTCGCTGCGCAATTCCCTGGTCGACCTCGAGCACATGTTCGGCCTGATGGATGAACGCGCCGACATTACCGATTCCGCAAGCGCCCTAGTCCTGCCCGCGCGGCTTGATGAAGCGCCCGCCGCCGATATCCGCTTCGAGGACGTGCAGTTCAGCTACCGCCCCGACCGCGAGATCCTGCGCGGCATCAGCTTTCATGTGCCCGCGGGCCACCGGGTGGCCATCGTGGGGCCGACAGGGGCGGGCAAATCCACCATCAGCCGCCTGCTGTTCCGTTTTTATGATGTGACGGCAGGCCGCATCATGGTCGATGGGCATGACATCCGCGACTACACGCAGGCGGCCCTGCGCGGAGCCATTGGCGTGGTGCCGCAGGATACCATCCTGTTCAACGATACCATCGGCTACAACATCGCCTATGGCCGCCTCGGGGCCACGCAGGCGGAGGTGGAGCAGGCGGCGCGTCTGGCCTGCATCCATGACTTCATCATGAGCCTGCCCGAAGGCTACGCCACGAGGGTGGGCGAGCGGGGGCTCAAGCTCTCGGGTGGCGAGAAGCAGCGCGTGGCCATTGCCCGCACCATTCTCAAGAACCCGCGCGTGCTGCTGCTCGATGAGGCGACAAGCGCGCTTGACACCGGCACCGAGCACGAGATCCAGACCGCCCTGCGCGCGGTCGCGGCCAACCGCACCACGCTCATCATCGCCCACCGGCTCTCCACCATCGTGGATGTGGATGAAATCCTTGTGATGGGCCACGGCCAGATCCTCGAGCGCGGCACGCATCGCGCCCTGCTCGAGCGGGGCGGCCTTTATGCAGGCATGTGGGCCGCCCAGGCGGAGGAAGATGCCGAGCGCGGGTGA